A single window of Vogesella indigofera DNA harbors:
- the rapZ gene encoding RNase adapter RapZ yields MQLILISGLSGSGKSVALRLLEDNGYYCVDNLPATMLTDVVALYSEQGYQHVAISVDTRSAPTLAALPEVMASLKAMRVDVRLIYLEATTEVLVQRFSETRRRHPLSGNGLTVEECIRLEREMLEHIHELGHRIDTSHLSANALRAWVKVLVDAGADCLTLVFESFGFKHGLPLDADFVFDVRCLPNPYYEVALRPLTGQDEAICRFFEGEASVAQMLADIRQFLQNWLPRFRQDNRSYVTVAIGCTGGQHRSVYLAEQLAKAFAGEQVLLRHRQLPAKK; encoded by the coding sequence ATGCAGCTGATTCTGATTAGCGGCCTGTCCGGCTCCGGCAAGTCGGTTGCCCTGCGCCTGCTGGAAGACAACGGCTACTACTGCGTCGACAACCTGCCGGCCACCATGCTCACCGACGTGGTGGCGCTGTACAGCGAACAGGGCTACCAGCATGTCGCCATCAGCGTCGATACCCGTTCCGCGCCAACGTTGGCCGCATTGCCGGAGGTGATGGCCAGCCTGAAAGCGATGCGGGTCGACGTGCGCCTGATCTATCTGGAAGCCACCACCGAAGTGCTGGTGCAGCGCTTCTCGGAAACGCGGCGCCGCCACCCGCTGTCCGGCAACGGCCTGACGGTGGAGGAGTGCATCCGCCTCGAACGCGAGATGCTGGAGCACATCCACGAGCTGGGCCACCGCATCGACACCAGCCACCTGTCCGCCAACGCGCTGCGTGCCTGGGTCAAGGTACTGGTCGACGCCGGCGCCGACTGCCTGACCCTGGTGTTCGAATCGTTTGGCTTCAAGCACGGCCTGCCGCTGGACGCCGACTTCGTGTTCGACGTGCGCTGCCTGCCCAACCCCTACTACGAGGTCGCGCTGCGGCCGCTGACCGGCCAGGACGAGGCGATCTGCCGCTTCTTCGAGGGCGAAGCCAGCGTGGCGCAGATGCTGGCCGACATCCGCCAGTTCCTGCAAAACTGGCTGCCGCGCTTCCGCCAGGACAACCGCAGCTACGTCACCGTCGCCATCGGCTGCACCGGCGGCCAGCACCGCTCGGTCTATCTCGCCGAACAGCTGGCCAAGGCCTTTGCCGGCGAACAGGTCCTGCTGCGCCACCGCCAGCTGCCCGCCAAAAAATAA
- a CDS encoding Gx transporter family protein — MTRSPTERTLQASTDDHRIASLAALAIALGMVDAAIPSPLPGVKPGLANIMTLFALHTLGWRAAVWVTLLRVVGAGLLLGSLFTPGFWLSLGGALASLLLLGACRALPERHFSLVSHSLLAAQAHLLGQLLLVRLFLIPYDNILVLFPPLALAALLGGVANGLIASHLVQAHDKD, encoded by the coding sequence ATGACTCGCTCGCCTACTGAACGCACGCTGCAAGCCAGCACCGACGATCACCGCATCGCCAGCCTGGCCGCGCTGGCCATCGCGCTGGGCATGGTCGATGCCGCCATTCCGTCGCCGCTGCCCGGCGTCAAGCCGGGGCTGGCCAACATCATGACCCTGTTCGCGCTGCATACCCTGGGCTGGCGCGCCGCGGTGTGGGTCACGCTGCTACGCGTCGTCGGCGCCGGCCTGCTGCTGGGCAGCCTGTTCACCCCCGGCTTCTGGCTCAGCCTCGGCGGCGCACTGGCCAGCCTGCTGCTGCTGGGCGCCTGCCGGGCGCTGCCCGAGCGCCATTTCAGCCTGGTCAGCCACAGCCTGCTGGCGGCGCAGGCCCATCTGCTGGGACAATTGCTGCTGGTCAGGCTGTTCCTGATTCCATACGACAATATACTGGTACTGTTCCCGCCGCTGGCGCTGGCCGCCCTGCTAGGCGGCGTCGCCAACGGTCTGATAGCAAGCCATCTGGTACAAGCGCATGACAAAGATTGA
- the hpf gene encoding ribosome hibernation-promoting factor, HPF/YfiA family: MNLKITGLHLDVTPALRDYIESKLERITRHVDNVIGVNVTLSVDKLVQKAEVNVHLAGKDIHAEATEADMYAAIDLLTDKLDRQVLKFKEKQVEHRAPVPQEQASL, from the coding sequence ATGAACCTCAAGATTACCGGCCTCCACCTCGACGTTACCCCGGCGCTTCGTGACTACATCGAAAGCAAACTGGAACGCATTACCCGCCATGTCGATAATGTGATCGGTGTCAACGTGACACTGTCTGTCGACAAACTGGTACAGAAAGCCGAAGTCAATGTTCATCTGGCAGGCAAGGACATCCATGCCGAAGCCACCGAAGCGGACATGTACGCGGCCATCGACCTGCTGACTGACAAACTGGATCGTCAGGTACTGAAATTCAAGGAAAAACAGGTCGAGCATCGCGCACCGGTACCGCAAGAGCAAGCGTCGCTCTGA
- a CDS encoding NusG domain II-containing protein: MFKAGDYLVLLALCALLLAAFLQLGRHAGEASSVIVRQNGTETLRLPLRLNRLHIAHGPLGLTEIEIHNGQARIRRDPSPRQYCVQQGWLRHSGDIAVCLPNRVSIELAGPDLAHDSLAY, from the coding sequence ATGTTCAAGGCCGGGGACTATCTGGTGCTGCTGGCACTGTGCGCGCTGTTGCTGGCCGCCTTCCTGCAGCTTGGCCGCCACGCCGGCGAGGCCAGCAGCGTCATCGTGCGCCAGAACGGCACCGAAACCCTCCGCCTGCCGCTGCGCCTGAACCGGCTCCATATTGCCCACGGCCCGCTGGGGCTGACCGAAATCGAGATCCACAATGGCCAGGCCCGCATCCGCCGCGATCCGAGCCCGCGCCAATACTGCGTGCAGCAGGGCTGGCTGCGCCACAGCGGCGACATTGCCGTGTGCCTGCCCAACCGCGTCAGCATCGAGCTGGCCGGCCCCGACCTAGCCCATGACTCGCTCGCCTACTGA
- a CDS encoding NAD(P)H-hydrate dehydratase has translation MPANERALIDAAALRQWERQAAQAGLDLMARAGAAIAQWLRQHYPPPRQLLFAAGSGNNGGDALIAARLLLADYEVGVWQPQPPATAAAQAARQQYLAAGGRLDSTLAALPPAEVLIDGLFGAGLNRPLDAGWQAHLAALDALTCPRVALDVPSGLDAWSGCVQGAALPADHTLALLCHKPGLFTADGSDYSGRVELLTLDCPPALLPAAQGELLATDLASLRRRHNSNKGSFGCVSIIGGCAGMGGAALLAGRAALALGAGKVRIHSLDARLALDPLWPELMIAPLGNSSLAADEVVAIGPGLGQSPQAHRILASVLAHPGALLLDADALNLLAGDDALQQQLRQRPRPAVITPHPAEAARLLGCSTASVQQDRLAAVRRLAANLGVIAVLKGAGSLLCGADGYYRLCTAGNAALASAGQGDILSGSIAALLAQGQDETTAAGNAVWLHASAGDRYLADAGGPIGLRASSTLPLMQRLLNQQLAASDHDLHHRKPPF, from the coding sequence ATGCCGGCGAATGAACGCGCGCTGATCGACGCCGCCGCGCTGCGGCAGTGGGAGCGGCAGGCGGCACAAGCCGGCCTCGACCTGATGGCCCGCGCCGGCGCTGCCATCGCGCAGTGGCTGCGCCAGCACTACCCGCCGCCACGCCAGCTGCTGTTCGCCGCCGGTAGCGGCAACAACGGCGGCGACGCGCTGATCGCGGCACGGCTGCTGCTGGCCGATTACGAGGTCGGCGTGTGGCAGCCGCAGCCGCCTGCCACTGCCGCCGCGCAGGCGGCACGGCAGCAGTACCTCGCCGCCGGCGGCCGGCTCGACAGCACACTGGCCGCGCTCCCTCCGGCCGAAGTCCTGATCGACGGCCTGTTCGGCGCCGGGCTGAACCGGCCGCTGGACGCCGGCTGGCAGGCGCACCTCGCCGCGCTGGACGCGCTGACCTGCCCGCGAGTGGCGCTGGACGTACCCAGCGGCCTCGACGCCTGGAGCGGCTGCGTGCAGGGTGCCGCCCTCCCCGCCGACCATACCCTGGCGCTGCTGTGCCACAAGCCGGGGCTGTTCACCGCCGACGGCAGCGACTACAGCGGCCGCGTCGAGCTATTGACTCTCGACTGCCCGCCGGCGCTGCTACCGGCGGCACAGGGCGAGCTGCTTGCGACCGACCTTGCGTCGCTGCGGCGCCGACACAACAGCAACAAGGGCAGCTTCGGCTGCGTCAGCATCATCGGCGGCTGCGCCGGCATGGGCGGCGCAGCGCTGCTCGCCGGTCGCGCGGCACTGGCGCTGGGGGCCGGCAAGGTGCGCATCCACAGCCTCGATGCACGACTGGCGCTGGACCCGCTGTGGCCGGAGCTGATGATTGCGCCGCTGGGCAACAGCAGCCTTGCCGCCGACGAGGTGGTCGCCATCGGCCCCGGCCTCGGCCAGAGCCCGCAGGCGCACCGCATCCTCGCCAGCGTGTTGGCCCATCCCGGCGCGCTGCTGCTCGACGCCGACGCGCTCAACCTGCTGGCCGGCGACGATGCCCTGCAGCAACAGCTGCGACAGCGCCCGCGCCCGGCGGTGATCACCCCGCATCCTGCCGAAGCGGCGCGCCTGCTCGGCTGCAGCACCGCTAGCGTGCAACAGGACCGCCTCGCCGCGGTGCGCCGCCTTGCGGCCAACCTTGGCGTGATCGCCGTGCTCAAGGGCGCCGGTTCGCTGCTCTGCGGCGCGGACGGCTACTACCGGCTGTGCACCGCCGGCAACGCCGCGCTGGCCAGTGCCGGCCAGGGCGACATCCTCAGCGGCAGCATCGCCGCGCTGCTGGCACAGGGCCAGGACGAGACCACCGCCGCCGGCAACGCGGTGTGGCTGCACGCCAGCGCCGGCGACCGGTATCTGGCCGATGCCGGCGGCCCGATCGGCCTGCGCGCCAGCAGCACGCTGCCGCTGATGCAACGGCTGCTCAACCAGCAACTCGCCGCCAGCGACCACGATCTCCACCACAGAAAGCCCCCGTTTTGA
- the ptsN gene encoding PTS IIA-like nitrogen regulatory protein PtsN — MGLISKILSVDNVIADMDVSSKKRLFEQVGLMVENSHAIARSDVFDSLFAREKLGSTGLGQGVAIPHGRIKSLKEATGIFIRLKAPIPFDAPDGKPVSLLFVLLVPEQATDIHLQVLSELAQRFSSKALREQMNDPACDAQKLFELISDTPDHA; from the coding sequence ATGGGCTTGATCAGTAAAATACTCTCCGTGGACAACGTCATTGCTGACATGGACGTTTCCAGCAAAAAACGACTCTTTGAACAAGTCGGCCTGATGGTCGAAAACAGTCACGCCATCGCGCGCAGCGATGTCTTCGACAGCTTGTTTGCCCGAGAAAAACTCGGCTCCACCGGCCTGGGACAAGGCGTCGCCATCCCGCACGGCCGCATCAAGAGCCTGAAGGAAGCCACCGGCATCTTCATCCGCCTGAAGGCACCGATTCCGTTCGATGCCCCCGATGGCAAACCGGTCTCGCTGCTGTTCGTGCTGTTGGTGCCGGAACAGGCCACCGACATCCACCTGCAGGTGTTGTCCGAGCTGGCTCAGCGCTTCTCCAGCAAGGCGCTGCGCGAACAGATGAACGATCCCGCCTGCGATGCGCAGAAGCTGTTTGAACTGATTTCCGACACCCCAGACCATGCCTAA
- a CDS encoding flavin prenyltransferase UbiX, producing the protein MTKIDTVTVALTGASGLPYGLRLIECLLRAGKRVWVMYSQAAQVVAKQEMNLTLPSRPEGFQQWLQERYQAADGQLAVFGREAWFAPPASGSNPADAMVICPCSMGTLAAVAHGMSDNLIERAADVMLKEQRKLVLVPREAPLSVIHLENMLKLARLGVCILPPSPGFYTHPQTIADMVDFVVARILDQLAVPHQLLPRWGESHHAGE; encoded by the coding sequence ATGACAAAGATTGATACCGTTACCGTCGCCCTCACCGGCGCCTCCGGCCTGCCCTACGGCCTGCGCCTGATCGAATGCCTGCTGCGTGCCGGCAAGCGGGTGTGGGTGATGTATTCGCAGGCGGCACAGGTGGTGGCGAAACAGGAGATGAACCTGACGCTGCCATCGCGGCCGGAAGGTTTCCAGCAGTGGCTGCAAGAGCGCTACCAGGCCGCCGACGGCCAGCTGGCGGTGTTCGGCCGTGAGGCCTGGTTTGCGCCACCCGCCTCCGGCTCCAATCCGGCCGACGCGATGGTGATCTGCCCGTGCTCGATGGGTACCCTCGCCGCGGTGGCGCACGGCATGAGCGACAACCTGATCGAACGCGCCGCCGACGTGATGCTGAAGGAACAGCGCAAGCTGGTGCTGGTACCGCGCGAGGCACCGCTGTCGGTGATCCACCTCGAAAACATGCTCAAGCTGGCTCGCCTCGGCGTCTGCATCCTGCCGCCGTCACCCGGTTTCTACACCCACCCGCAGACCATAGCCGACATGGTCGACTTCGTGGTGGCGCGCATCCTCGATCAGCTGGCGGTACCGCACCAGCTGCTGCCGCGCTGGGGAGAGAGTCACCATGCCGGCGAATGA
- a CDS encoding DMT family transporter — protein sequence MTSQQKAYLYGLGAVLAWSTVATAFKISLQHLSPAQLVLYASAFSLLSLLSILAWQGRLGELLPALRRHWQRSLLLGAVNPFVYYLILFQAYHLLPAQEAQAINYTWALTMTLLAIPVLKQKPRPQDALAALVCYAGVLVIATRGQPLALEFSNLAGVGYALVSTVLWAGYWLFNTRDQREPVLGLTLNFLFALPLAWLWCLWRGELGAVAWQGIAGAAYVGSLEMGFTFVLWLAAMKLTSSTARIANLIFLAPLLSLLLIYLLIGEQILPSTLNGLALILGGLILQKIPLPRRPASSV from the coding sequence TTGACCTCGCAACAAAAAGCCTACCTCTACGGCCTCGGCGCCGTGCTCGCCTGGTCCACCGTGGCCACCGCCTTCAAGATCAGCCTGCAACACCTCAGCCCGGCACAGCTGGTGCTGTACGCCAGCGCCTTTTCGCTGCTGTCACTGCTGTCCATCCTCGCCTGGCAGGGCCGTCTCGGCGAGCTGCTGCCGGCACTGCGCCGGCACTGGCAGCGTTCGCTGCTGCTGGGCGCGGTCAATCCCTTCGTCTACTACCTGATCCTGTTCCAGGCCTACCACCTGCTGCCGGCGCAAGAGGCACAGGCGATCAACTACACCTGGGCGCTGACCATGACCCTGCTCGCCATCCCGGTGCTGAAGCAGAAACCGCGACCGCAGGACGCGCTGGCGGCGCTGGTCTGCTACGCCGGCGTGCTGGTGATCGCCACCCGCGGCCAACCTTTGGCGCTGGAATTCAGCAACCTCGCCGGCGTCGGCTATGCGCTGGTCTCCACCGTGCTGTGGGCTGGCTACTGGCTGTTCAATACCCGCGACCAGCGCGAGCCGGTGCTGGGGCTGACGCTGAACTTCCTGTTCGCGCTGCCGCTGGCCTGGCTGTGGTGCCTGTGGCGCGGCGAGCTGGGCGCGGTGGCGTGGCAAGGCATCGCCGGTGCTGCCTATGTCGGCTCCCTGGAAATGGGCTTCACCTTCGTGCTGTGGCTGGCGGCGATGAAACTGACCAGCAGCACCGCGCGCATCGCCAACCTGATCTTCCTCGCGCCGCTGCTGTCGCTGCTGCTGATCTACCTGCTGATCGGCGAGCAGATCCTGCCCTCCACCCTCAACGGCCTGGCGCTGATCCTGGGCGGCCTGATCCTGCAAAAAATCCCGCTGCCGCGTCGCCCCGCCAGCAGCGTCTGA
- a CDS encoding RNA polymerase factor sigma-54 — translation MKQTLQLKTSQQLTLTPQLQQSIKLLQMSTLDLSTELERYLLENPLLERADSDSHDEPDSPLPVLTPGGDTPVTDSGSEAERPEADSSRDDGELLGDWGSSGSGSSRNDDDDEFDPILNTPCRPSLREHLTAQMGETQLSQRDKALMSLLIDELDDDGYLPTSLDDIAAELPLELEVEGDELECLRKLLTQFEPTGIGSRNLTEFLSLQLQQHAAPAAVRQLALDMVQQHLPLLGNRDFTKLKKLLAIDEQQLKTAHALLASLRPRPSSGFDQGETHYVAPDILVVKRQQRWVARLNQGTLPKLRVNQMYAGMLQQKGSSHNLGGQLQEARWLVKNIQQRFDTILKVAESIVDRQQAFFEQGEVAMRPLILRDIAEELGLHESTISRVTTQKYLLCSRGLFELKYFFGSSVDTDSGGECSATAIKALIRQIIDAEDHNKPLSDSAIADKLIAQGIQVARRTVAKYREAMQIPPVSQRKNF, via the coding sequence ATGAAACAGACCCTCCAGCTCAAAACCAGCCAGCAACTCACGCTCACCCCCCAGTTGCAGCAATCGATCAAGCTGCTGCAGATGTCGACGCTGGACCTCAGTACCGAGCTGGAGCGCTACCTGCTGGAAAACCCGCTGCTGGAACGTGCCGACAGCGACAGCCACGACGAGCCCGACAGCCCGTTGCCGGTGCTGACACCCGGCGGCGACACACCGGTGACGGACAGCGGCAGCGAGGCGGAGCGGCCGGAAGCGGACAGCAGCCGTGACGACGGCGAACTGCTCGGCGACTGGGGCAGCAGCGGGAGCGGCAGCAGCCGCAACGATGACGACGACGAATTCGACCCCATTCTCAACACCCCGTGCCGGCCGTCGCTGCGCGAGCACCTGACCGCGCAGATGGGCGAAACCCAGCTCAGCCAGCGCGACAAGGCGCTGATGTCGCTGCTGATCGACGAACTGGACGACGACGGCTATCTGCCGACCTCGCTGGACGACATCGCCGCCGAGCTGCCGCTGGAGCTGGAAGTGGAAGGCGACGAACTGGAGTGCCTGCGCAAGCTGCTGACCCAGTTCGAGCCGACCGGCATCGGCAGCCGCAACCTCACCGAATTCCTCAGCCTGCAGCTGCAGCAACACGCGGCACCGGCCGCGGTGCGCCAGCTGGCGCTGGACATGGTGCAGCAGCACCTGCCGCTACTGGGCAACCGCGACTTCACCAAGCTCAAGAAGCTGCTCGCCATTGACGAGCAGCAGCTGAAAACTGCCCACGCGCTGCTCGCCAGCCTGCGGCCGCGCCCCAGCAGCGGCTTCGATCAGGGCGAGACCCACTACGTCGCCCCCGATATCCTGGTGGTGAAGCGCCAGCAGCGCTGGGTGGCGCGCCTCAACCAGGGCACGCTGCCCAAGCTGCGCGTCAACCAGATGTATGCAGGCATGCTACAACAGAAGGGCAGCAGCCATAATCTGGGTGGCCAGCTGCAAGAGGCACGCTGGCTGGTAAAAAACATTCAACAACGGTTTGACACCATCCTGAAAGTGGCAGAATCTATTGTTGACAGACAGCAAGCGTTCTTTGAACAAGGTGAAGTGGCCATGCGCCCGCTTATCCTGCGAGACATCGCGGAAGAACTCGGTCTGCATGAGTCAACCATCTCCCGTGTCACCACGCAAAAATACCTGCTGTGCAGCCGTGGCTTGTTCGAACTCAAATATTTCTTTGGCAGTTCGGTCGATACTGACAGTGGTGGCGAGTGTTCCGCCACCGCGATCAAGGCACTGATCCGGCAGATCATTGATGCGGAAGACCACAACAAACCGCTGTCTGACAGCGCCATTGCAGACAAGCTGATCGCACAAGGTATTCAGGTTGCAAGACGTACCGTAGCCAAGTATCGTGAAGCCATGCAGATCCCGCCGGTCAGCCAGCGCAAGAATTTTTAG
- the lptA gene encoding lipopolysaccharide transport periplasmic protein LptA, which yields MRHSVLIALTALVLSAPVMAEKADSEKPIELSADRGSLDQKKGVTVWEGNVVVVQGTLNLKAQRVTVTRDAQGNQQLQAQGSPVTFRQKVDGSNEYVEGSASNVNYNTAANLATLTGNARVKRGQDSVSGAVIVYNTATETYQASGGTAASGTSGRVTVILQPKAQGTP from the coding sequence ATGCGCCATAGTGTGCTGATCGCGCTGACCGCCCTCGTGCTGAGCGCCCCTGTCATGGCTGAAAAGGCCGACAGCGAAAAACCGATCGAACTGTCCGCCGACCGCGGCTCGCTGGACCAGAAGAAAGGCGTGACGGTATGGGAGGGCAATGTCGTGGTGGTACAGGGCACGCTGAACCTGAAAGCGCAGCGCGTGACCGTGACCCGCGACGCGCAGGGCAACCAGCAGCTGCAGGCGCAGGGCAGCCCGGTCACCTTCCGCCAGAAGGTCGACGGCAGCAATGAATATGTCGAGGGCAGCGCCAGCAACGTCAACTACAACACTGCGGCCAACCTTGCCACCCTGACCGGCAACGCCCGCGTCAAGCGCGGCCAGGACTCGGTCAGCGGCGCCGTCATCGTCTACAACACCGCCACCGAAACCTACCAGGCCAGCGGCGGCACCGCCGCCAGCGGCACCAGCGGCCGCGTGACGGTGATCCTGCAGCCCAAAGCACAGGGTACGCCATGA
- the lptB gene encoding LPS export ABC transporter ATP-binding protein: MTQSQLSIQHLKKTFKKRTVVRDVSLEIASGEVVGLLGPNGAGKTTSFYMVVGLIAADAGEIRLDGQTITHLPIHQRARLGLGYLPQEASIFRKMTVDENIRAVLEIAGLKGEELENELTLLLDDLNISHLRDSNALALSGGERRRVEIARVLATRPRFILLDEPFAGVDPIAVIDIQKIIAFLKERGIGVLITDHNVRETLRICDRAYIISEGSVLASGLPEALVLNEQVRQVYLGEHFHL, translated from the coding sequence ATGACCCAGAGCCAGCTTTCCATCCAGCACCTGAAGAAGACCTTCAAGAAGCGCACCGTGGTGCGCGACGTGTCGCTGGAGATCGCCAGTGGCGAGGTGGTCGGCCTGCTCGGCCCCAACGGCGCCGGCAAGACCACCAGCTTCTACATGGTGGTCGGGCTGATCGCCGCCGATGCCGGCGAAATCCGCCTCGACGGCCAGACCATCACCCACCTGCCTATCCACCAGCGCGCGCGGCTCGGCCTCGGCTATCTGCCGCAGGAAGCGTCGATCTTCCGCAAAATGACGGTGGACGAGAACATCCGCGCGGTACTGGAGATTGCCGGTCTGAAGGGCGAGGAGCTGGAAAACGAGCTGACCCTGCTGCTGGACGACCTCAACATCAGCCACCTGCGCGACAGCAACGCGCTGGCGCTGTCCGGTGGCGAACGCCGCCGCGTGGAAATAGCCCGCGTGCTGGCCACCCGCCCGCGCTTCATCCTGCTGGACGAGCCGTTTGCCGGCGTCGATCCGATCGCGGTGATCGACATCCAGAAGATCATCGCCTTCCTCAAGGAACGCGGCATCGGTGTGCTGATCACCGACCACAACGTGCGAGAAACGCTGCGCATCTGCGATCGCGCCTACATCATCTCCGAAGGCAGCGTGCTCGCCTCCGGCCTGCCGGAAGCGCTGGTGCTGAACGAACAGGTCCGCCAGGTGTATCTGGGCGAACACTTCCATCTGTAA
- the hprK gene encoding HPr(Ser) kinase/phosphatase — MPNISVRRLYQDNQHKLNLSWVAGRSGSDNLISNDEQRPTQALVGHLNFIHPNRVQVLGLAEVEYLNKLEQAAARTALDQLFHRTMAVVIVANAQPVPNLLRDYCQSHNVPLMSTPLESPYLMDVLRIYLARALAVSTVMHGVFLDVLEIGVLIMGDSAMGKSELALELISRGHGMVADDAVELYRIGPETLEGRCPALLRDFLEVRGLGILNIRTIFGETAVRPKKVLKLIIHLMKANDQAMQTLDRLNIQSETQDILGVTVRKVILPVAAGRNLAVLVEAAVRNYILQLRGIDSTREFIDRHTNLLRDQEHAADSD, encoded by the coding sequence ATGCCTAATATCAGTGTTCGCCGCCTGTACCAGGACAATCAGCACAAGCTCAACCTGAGCTGGGTCGCCGGCCGTTCCGGCTCCGACAACCTGATTTCGAATGATGAACAGCGGCCAACCCAGGCACTGGTCGGTCACCTCAACTTCATCCACCCCAACCGCGTCCAGGTCCTTGGCCTCGCGGAGGTGGAATACCTGAACAAGCTGGAGCAGGCCGCTGCACGGACCGCCCTCGACCAGCTGTTCCACCGCACCATGGCGGTGGTGATCGTCGCCAATGCACAGCCGGTACCCAACCTGCTGCGCGACTACTGCCAGAGCCACAATGTGCCGCTGATGAGTACGCCGCTGGAAAGCCCGTACCTGATGGACGTGCTGCGCATCTATCTGGCGCGCGCGCTGGCGGTATCCACCGTGATGCACGGCGTGTTTCTCGACGTGCTGGAAATCGGCGTGCTGATCATGGGCGATTCGGCGATGGGCAAGAGCGAACTGGCGCTGGAGCTGATCTCGCGCGGCCACGGCATGGTTGCCGATGACGCGGTCGAGCTGTACCGCATCGGCCCGGAAACGCTGGAAGGCCGCTGCCCGGCGCTGCTGCGTGACTTCCTCGAAGTGCGCGGTCTCGGCATCCTCAATATCCGCACCATCTTCGGCGAAACCGCGGTGCGTCCGAAGAAGGTGCTGAAGCTGATCATCCACCTGATGAAGGCCAACGACCAGGCGATGCAAACGCTGGACCGCCTCAACATCCAGTCCGAGACGCAGGACATCCTTGGCGTCACCGTGCGCAAGGTGATCCTGCCGGTGGCCGCCGGCCGCAACCTGGCGGTGCTGGTCGAGGCTGCGGTGCGCAACTACATCCTGCAGCTGCGCGGCATCGACAGCACCCGCGAATTCATCGATCGCCACACCAACCTGCTACGGGACCAGGAACATGCAGCTGATTCTGATTAG